The proteins below are encoded in one region of bacterium:
- the dtd gene encoding D-aminoacyl-tRNA deacylase codes for MRICLQRVRSGRVKVDNEVVGEIESGLVLLVGFKTGDDESQIEPMARRIANLRIFEDDQGKMNLSLLDLGYSVLVVSQFTLYADTEKGRRPSFTGALEPGLAEKYYLRLVEVFRSMNLTVATGKFGAKMLVEIANWGPVTLVLDA; via the coding sequence ATGCGAATCTGTCTGCAAAGGGTCCGAAGTGGTCGGGTCAAAGTCGACAACGAGGTTGTCGGCGAGATCGAATCCGGCTTGGTCCTCCTGGTCGGCTTCAAGACTGGCGATGACGAGTCCCAGATCGAGCCGATGGCGCGACGGATCGCCAATCTGCGCATCTTTGAGGACGATCAGGGGAAGATGAACCTCTCGCTGCTGGACCTGGGGTACTCCGTCCTGGTCGTTTCGCAGTTCACACTCTACGCCGACACCGAAAAGGGCCGCCGTCCCTCGTTTACCGGGGCGCTGGAACCGGGGCTGGCGGAGAAATACTACTTGCGGCTGGTCGAGGTGTTTCGGAGTATGAACCTGACGGTCGCCACCGGGAAGTTCGGCGCGAAAATGCTGGTCGAAATCGCCAACTGGGGCCCGGTGACGCTCGTTCTGGACGCGTGA
- a CDS encoding Maf family protein has translation MRWTQRDWSDRLARGLWADDAAAARLHALLAGHTVILASASPRRRAILRQCRVRFRVWNHTLDEPPPRGPDWRGWVRRWAWRKAADAAAHQRRGLVIAADTIVVQGPCGLGKPRTHAQARAMLRSLSGRTHQVYTGVAVINVTAARHAAGSAVSHVHFRRLSDREIAGYIRSGEPADKAGAYAIQGGGGQFVDRIAGPLDNIIGLPVGCLNAVLARVLR, from the coding sequence GTGAGATGGACGCAACGAGACTGGTCGGATCGCCTCGCGCGCGGGCTGTGGGCCGACGATGCCGCCGCGGCGCGTCTTCATGCGCTCTTGGCCGGACATACGGTGATTCTCGCGTCGGCGTCGCCGCGACGGCGCGCGATACTGCGGCAGTGCCGCGTTCGCTTCCGCGTCTGGAATCACACGCTCGACGAGCCCCCGCCGCGGGGTCCCGATTGGCGTGGCTGGGTGCGGCGCTGGGCCTGGCGCAAAGCGGCCGATGCCGCCGCCCATCAGCGCCGCGGCCTGGTGATTGCGGCGGACACCATCGTCGTCCAGGGTCCTTGCGGGCTGGGCAAGCCGCGCACACACGCTCAGGCGCGCGCGATGTTGCGTTCACTCTCCGGCCGGACACATCAGGTCTACACCGGCGTGGCGGTCATCAACGTTACTGCGGCACGGCACGCCGCCGGGTCGGCGGTGTCACACGTTCACTTTCGCCGTCTCTCGGATCGGGAGATCGCCGGCTACATACGCTCCGGCGAGCCCGCCGATAAGGCCGGCGCGTACGCGATACAAGGGGGAGGGGGACAGTTCGTGGACCGTATCGCCGGTCCGCTCGACAACATCATCGGGTTGCCGGTGGGTTGTCTGAACGCTGTCCTCGCACGGGTTCTCAGATGA
- a CDS encoding RodZ domain-containing protein, with product MTNGRNTTGSAPESGNTPGAGRIDIAAGEIDITRDRLGEILAARRHQLGLKIEEIAEDIKIRAEYLRFLEQEAFDKLPTPEYGRLFLKSYAERLGLNINDIYALYDVHHRPAWAPPARTRVTANDAGMPIGPTPRLPAAKPIPSKVWLYVIFGIVALALVIFGVMKLVESRRSADAAPATSGSNVAQRPVREPEPAPTASAAAADTTSAAATVTDTAEVLIPDVMELSLAFDRPTWVELFADNDSITSRIYQAGEILTAKGLDRFILSLGHTDGVRAAANGRPLKPFRSWTVGFKRMLVTADSIAAWLVPASAGGPIQ from the coding sequence ATGACAAACGGTCGTAACACCACAGGCAGCGCGCCCGAGTCCGGCAACACACCGGGCGCCGGGCGTATCGACATCGCCGCCGGCGAAATCGACATCACCAGAGACCGTCTCGGCGAAATCCTCGCCGCGCGCCGTCACCAACTCGGCCTCAAGATCGAGGAGATCGCCGAGGACATCAAGATTCGCGCCGAATACCTTCGCTTCCTCGAGCAGGAGGCCTTCGACAAACTGCCCACGCCCGAATATGGCCGGCTGTTTCTCAAGTCCTACGCCGAACGTCTCGGGCTCAACATCAACGACATCTATGCGCTCTACGATGTGCATCATCGTCCGGCCTGGGCGCCGCCGGCCCGTACGCGGGTGACCGCGAACGACGCCGGCATGCCGATCGGCCCGACGCCGCGTCTGCCCGCCGCCAAGCCGATCCCATCGAAGGTCTGGCTCTATGTCATCTTTGGCATCGTCGCGCTGGCGCTCGTTATCTTCGGCGTGATGAAGCTGGTCGAATCACGCAGGTCCGCCGACGCCGCCCCGGCGACATCGGGGTCGAACGTCGCGCAGCGGCCCGTGCGCGAGCCGGAACCCGCGCCGACCGCCTCTGCCGCGGCTGCCGATACGACCTCGGCCGCCGCAACGGTCACCGACACCGCCGAAGTCCTGATTCCCGATGTGATGGAACTGTCGCTGGCGTTCGACCGGCCGACCTGGGTCGAGCTGTTCGCCGACAACGACAGCATCACGTCGCGCATCTACCAGGCCGGCGAGATTCTGACCGCCAAGGGACTGGACCGGTTCATTCTCTCGCTGGGTCACACCGACGGTGTCCGGGCCGCCGCCAACGGCCGTCCGCTCAAACCATTCCGTTCTTGGACCGTCGGCTTCAAGCGCATGCTCGTCACCGCCGACTCGATCGCCGCCTGGCTTGTGCCGGCGTCGGCCGGAGGCCCGATTCAGTGA